A stretch of Clostridia bacterium DNA encodes these proteins:
- a CDS encoding O-antigen ligase family protein, producing MNKNSHEVINTNIFWKIAFILIMGTVAIAPYFRGLFFVSEQMVALMVLSAAFFVTWLWKTTQREYSVLPTWMNRLVLLFLLSYIVPFLLGAADHELAFIEFSKTIMFFIVFWSVSNLSFNKKKVDIVIRSLYFSGALVGIIALAGAMGFITIKDGFSGYRLFTSLQYPNTAAALFLAIFVLGLYLLEKDRLPYLYVLVQMFTMLAFFATLSRGAFLVWLVVIALFYLFVPASKRMSFLTTMLISSVPAYLIHGKFLLACADKNSDIAFLLILIAVAITLALTWFRNKVIETDWFKKRNRKVIIAIETVLVVLFMFQAVFGFSVIGDKQENTEVAEPSVTSETIASTDKNDISTINRDISLDTYSAWSRLFWMREAIEGIFMEHPIFGHGGGAWEASYKSFQTYDYSTTQVHSSWIQILVETGLIGFLSFAGIWVLLILYGFSIWRKGNDEQKLLQASLVISALALGGHALIDFDFSLSCTLLFLFALFGVSNSLHQIDQKSLGRVLSPKQASKWRIPIIALTLVVTLGIGYIGLSYKLSRSEEIKAIEAIREEKYDEGLEHFLSSTRYWPLNKDALIDISTFYLQQKDYDGALEYLKKAQKVSPYDSKVYEEEVKISWQMKDYTGAMENANRAVELAPWNNKYRTVQSDLFLMTSLRILQSSATADEVNDSVVKEYLEAAIEYPKQYEEMRTIRRNLMDTTVLKIDPVIESPNILSNAGAAAYILGDFEKATRILESAIDRDLTAMSTYFWLALANDKLGNLDEVQKYLDLMDEEEWDNNFNKKTFSQFRKVPELWELAQNE from the coding sequence TTGAATAAGAATAGTCATGAGGTTATAAACACGAATATTTTCTGGAAGATAGCATTCATTTTAATCATGGGAACCGTGGCAATTGCCCCTTATTTTAGAGGCTTATTTTTTGTAAGCGAACAGATGGTTGCTTTGATGGTATTAAGTGCGGCTTTCTTTGTTACGTGGTTATGGAAGACGACACAAAGAGAGTATAGTGTTCTACCAACCTGGATGAATCGCCTGGTACTGCTATTTCTATTGTCGTATATTGTTCCCTTTCTACTAGGGGCGGCAGACCATGAATTAGCATTTATAGAGTTTTCAAAGACGATTATGTTTTTTATTGTATTTTGGTCTGTCAGCAATCTTTCTTTTAATAAAAAGAAGGTAGACATAGTAATCCGAAGTCTTTATTTTTCGGGCGCATTGGTAGGAATAATTGCCCTGGCTGGAGCGATGGGCTTTATAACAATAAAAGATGGATTTAGTGGATACAGGCTATTTACATCGTTACAGTACCCCAATACTGCGGCGGCATTGTTTTTGGCTATTTTTGTATTGGGACTTTATCTATTAGAAAAAGACAGATTGCCATATCTATATGTTCTGGTGCAAATGTTTACCATGCTAGCTTTTTTCGCGACCTTATCAAGGGGCGCATTTTTGGTCTGGCTAGTTGTAATTGCCCTATTTTATCTATTTGTTCCAGCTTCAAAACGTATGTCTTTCTTGACTACCATGCTGATTTCTTCTGTGCCGGCCTATCTGATTCATGGAAAATTTCTGTTGGCTTGTGCGGATAAGAATTCAGACATAGCCTTTCTTTTGATCCTTATAGCTGTTGCCATAACGCTAGCACTTACCTGGTTTCGAAATAAGGTTATTGAAACCGATTGGTTCAAAAAAAGAAACAGGAAAGTCATTATTGCAATTGAAACAGTGCTAGTAGTGCTATTTATGTTCCAAGCTGTTTTTGGATTTTCAGTGATTGGTGATAAGCAAGAAAATACTGAAGTTGCCGAACCAAGCGTGACTTCGGAAACGATAGCGTCAACAGATAAAAATGATATTTCAACCATAAACCGGGATATCTCCCTTGACACGTATAGTGCATGGAGCCGTTTGTTTTGGATGCGGGAAGCGATTGAGGGAATTTTCATGGAGCACCCCATTTTTGGACATGGGGGAGGTGCCTGGGAAGCGTCATATAAGTCATTTCAGACTTATGATTATAGTACTACTCAAGTACACAGTAGTTGGATTCAAATTTTGGTAGAAACAGGATTAATAGGTTTCCTATCTTTTGCAGGAATATGGGTCTTACTCATTCTGTATGGATTTAGCATTTGGCGAAAGGGAAACGATGAACAGAAATTGCTTCAGGCCTCTTTAGTTATTTCAGCATTGGCCTTGGGTGGTCATGCTCTTATTGATTTTGACTTTTCCTTATCCTGTACGTTACTGTTTTTGTTTGCATTATTTGGTGTGAGTAATAGTCTGCATCAAATTGATCAGAAAAGTCTAGGTCGTGTTCTTTCACCCAAGCAAGCAAGCAAGTGGAGAATACCGATAATTGCCCTAACTTTGGTGGTAACTTTGGGTATTGGCTATATAGGTTTATCCTACAAGCTTTCAAGAAGTGAAGAAATTAAAGCAATTGAAGCCATTCGGGAAGAAAAGTACGATGAAGGACTTGAGCACTTTTTATCGAGTACTAGATATTGGCCTTTAAATAAAGATGCGTTGATCGATATCTCAACATTTTATCTGCAACAAAAGGATTATGATGGTGCATTAGAGTATTTGAAAAAAGCGCAGAAGGTATCGCCGTATGATTCCAAGGTATATGAAGAAGAGGTAAAAATTTCATGGCAGATGAAAGACTATACTGGTGCGATGGAAAATGCAAATCGAGCAGTTGAGCTTGCTCCCTGGAACAATAAATATAGGACGGTTCAATCTGACTTATTTCTCATGACCAGTTTGCGAATTCTGCAAAGTAGTGCTACTGCGGATGAAGTGAATGATTCTGTGGTCAAAGAATATTTAGAAGCGGCCATAGAGTATCCAAAGCAATATGAAGAGATGCGGACTATTCGGCGCAATTTGATGGATACGACCGTGCTCAAGATTGACCCGGTGATAGAATCACCGAATATCCTCAGTAATGCTGGAGCAGCAGCCTATATTTTGGGAGATTTTGAAAAAGCTACTAGAATTCTAGAAAGTGCAATCGATAGGGATTTAACGGCAATGTCAACATACTTTTGGCTAGCCTTAGCCAATGATAAGTTGGGTAACCTAGACGAGGTTCAGAAGTATTTAGACTTGATGGATGAGGAAGAATGGGATAATAACTTTAACAAGAAAACATTTTCACAGTTTCGAAAAGTTCCGGAATTATGGGAATTAGCGCAGAACGAATAG
- the galU gene encoding UTP--glucose-1-phosphate uridylyltransferase GalU, which produces MIRKAIIPAAGLGTRFLPATKAVPKEMIPVVDKPSIQYIVEEAAASGIQDILIITGRNKQSIEDHFDKAYELEDILEKRNKKDELDTVCKPAGLCNVHFIRQQEAKGLGHAVLCAKSFVGDEPFAILLGDDLITGSKPCLKQMIDEKNKLGGNILATMKVSDADVEKYGIVDGKRYHDRIIKVSDMVEKPSFEEAPSNQAIIGRYILDSEIFSILEKTVPGKGGEIQLTDAIKVLMETQDVYAYEFIGKRYDTGDKLGYLKATVEFALNREEFRDEFYNYLEQLMGETP; this is translated from the coding sequence ATGATAAGAAAAGCAATTATACCTGCGGCCGGACTGGGGACAAGATTTCTACCTGCTACTAAGGCAGTGCCCAAAGAAATGATTCCTGTAGTTGATAAACCATCGATTCAATATATCGTAGAAGAGGCAGCCGCGTCGGGTATTCAGGATATTCTAATTATTACCGGAAGAAATAAGCAGAGCATTGAAGATCATTTTGATAAAGCGTATGAGTTAGAAGATATACTGGAAAAGCGCAACAAAAAAGATGAATTGGATACAGTGTGTAAACCGGCAGGACTGTGTAATGTTCATTTCATTCGTCAACAAGAAGCCAAAGGTCTTGGACATGCTGTTTTGTGTGCCAAGAGCTTTGTTGGTGATGAGCCATTTGCCATCTTGCTGGGTGATGATTTAATTACAGGAAGCAAACCCTGTCTAAAACAAATGATAGATGAAAAAAATAAATTGGGTGGTAATATTCTAGCTACGATGAAGGTAAGTGATGCTGATGTTGAAAAGTATGGAATAGTAGATGGAAAACGCTACCACGATCGCATTATAAAAGTAAGTGATATGGTTGAAAAACCGAGCTTTGAAGAAGCGCCTAGTAATCAGGCAATTATCGGGCGGTATATTTTGGATTCGGAGATATTTTCAATTTTGGAGAAGACTGTGCCTGGGAAGGGCGGAGAAATCCAACTGACTGATGCCATAAAGGTACTGATGGAAACGCAAGATGTATATGCGTATGAATTTATTGGCAAGAGATATGACACGGGTGACAAACTGGGATATCTGAAAGCGACCGTTGAGTTTGCCTTAAATCGCGAGGAATTCCGTGACGAATTTTACAACTATTTAGAGCAGCTTATGGGTGAAACACCATAG
- a CDS encoding UbiX family flavin prenyltransferase, producing MKRIIVGITGASGSCYAKKLIEYLLKSGIEVHLVITNAGREVANYELGWSLSGNPKQDQQYLDDLFQTTAIHLYDEAHIGASIASGSVRMDGMVVIPASMGTVSGIATGRSINLLERSADVILKEKRNLIMVPRETPFSEIHLNNLLTLARMGVDIIPAMPAFYNHPESIDDLVDNLVGRVLDHLGVEQDVYRRWEG from the coding sequence ATGAAGCGAATCATTGTCGGTATTACTGGTGCAAGTGGCTCTTGCTATGCTAAAAAGCTGATAGAATATCTGCTTAAATCAGGTATTGAGGTCCATTTGGTCATCACGAATGCAGGCAGAGAAGTAGCCAACTATGAGTTGGGCTGGTCGCTGAGTGGAAACCCAAAGCAAGACCAGCAATATCTAGATGATTTGTTTCAAACAACTGCCATTCACTTGTATGACGAAGCTCATATCGGAGCTAGTATTGCTAGTGGCTCTGTTCGTATGGATGGTATGGTGGTTATACCGGCCAGCATGGGCACGGTAAGTGGTATTGCAACTGGTAGAAGTATAAACCTTCTTGAACGAAGTGCTGATGTGATACTTAAGGAAAAAAGAAATTTGATTATGGTTCCTCGAGAGACACCATTTAGTGAAATACATTTGAATAACCTTTTGACACTTGCAAGGATGGGTGTTGATATCATTCCTGCTATGCCGGCCTTCTATAATCATCCGGAGAGTATTGATGATTTGGTAGATAATCTGGTTGGAAGAGTTTTGGACCATTTGGGGGTTGAACAAGATGTATACCGACGATGGGAGGGATAA
- a CDS encoding aspartate kinase codes for MGIVVQKFGGTSVANPECIKRVAKKAIRCKEEGNQVVLVVSAMGRSTNQMVALAREISDNPSPREMDMLLSTGEQVTISLMTMAIEEMGHKAISFTGGQAGIETDEFFGKGKIKNIDTKNMKQRLDEGNILVVAGFQGMTHSGEIITLGRGGSDTTAVALAAALHADVCEIYTDVDGVFTTDPRVVPNARKLEYISYDEMLEMASLGAAVLQPRSVEYAKQYNVKIHVRSSFNDSVGTIVREVSEMEKSVIVNGVAFDTRVAKITIVGVPDIPGVAMNIFNRLAKENINVDMIVQSNHKDDTNDISFTVSTSESKAALAVMEDLNTELKAHGIAFDDTVSKVSIVGAGMQSNPGVAARMFEALADVDINIQMISTSEIKVSCIVAREEVQEAVKSLHDKFGLERK; via the coding sequence ATGGGTATTGTTGTCCAAAAATTCGGGGGTACTTCGGTAGCCAATCCCGAATGTATCAAAAGAGTAGCTAAAAAGGCGATTCGCTGTAAAGAAGAGGGTAACCAAGTTGTGTTAGTCGTATCAGCGATGGGTAGAAGCACGAATCAAATGGTGGCGCTAGCGAGGGAAATTAGTGACAATCCTTCTCCGCGGGAGATGGATATGCTCCTATCGACTGGAGAGCAAGTGACAATTTCCTTAATGACGATGGCGATAGAGGAAATGGGACACAAGGCAATCTCCTTTACAGGAGGACAAGCAGGTATTGAAACTGACGAGTTCTTTGGCAAAGGTAAAATAAAGAACATTGATACTAAAAACATGAAACAAAGACTCGATGAAGGCAATATCTTGGTTGTTGCTGGCTTCCAAGGCATGACGCATAGCGGTGAAATAATTACCTTGGGTCGAGGTGGCTCCGATACTACTGCTGTAGCTTTGGCTGCAGCGCTACATGCCGATGTCTGTGAGATATATACAGATGTGGATGGAGTATTTACGACGGATCCACGCGTGGTGCCCAATGCTCGCAAATTGGAGTATATTTCATATGACGAAATGTTAGAAATGGCGAGCTTAGGTGCGGCTGTGCTTCAGCCTCGTTCCGTAGAATATGCCAAGCAGTATAATGTGAAGATTCATGTGCGTTCGAGTTTTAACGATAGTGTGGGAACCATTGTTAGGGAGGTTTCAGAAATGGAAAAAAGTGTAATTGTTAATGGAGTAGCATTTGATACTAGAGTAGCCAAAATTACCATCGTTGGTGTACCTGATATCCCTGGTGTTGCTATGAATATATTCAATCGTTTGGCTAAGGAAAATATTAATGTGGATATGATTGTTCAGAGCAACCATAAGGATGATACTAACGATATTTCGTTCACTGTTTCAACTAGTGAATCGAAGGCTGCACTGGCGGTTATGGAAGACCTGAATACAGAGCTGAAGGCTCATGGGATAGCGTTTGATGATACCGTATCGAAGGTGAGCATTGTAGGTGCTGGCATGCAGTCCAATCCAGGTGTTGCGGCGCGTATGTTTGAGGCTTTAGCAGACGTTGATATTAATATCCAGATGATTTCAACATCAGAAATCAAGGTATCATGCATTGTTGCTAGAGAAGAGGTACAAGAAGCCGTCAAGTCTTTACACGATAAGTTCGGCCTTGAAAGGAAATAA
- a CDS encoding homoserine dehydrogenase, with protein MDHIGIGLLGCGTVGTGVIRLLQQNHDKHENYVGRSLRVEKILVSNMDKERAEIIDKDLLTSNPDEVIDNPDIDIIVEVMGGTGLAKEYVLRALNKKKNIVTANKDLMAMAGEELFESAAKNDVDLMFEASVAGGIPIIYPLKNALASNKISKVMGIINGTTNFILTKMYEDGSDFSDVLTLAQEKGYAEADPTADIEGLDAARKIAILASIAFNTRVTLDDVYVEGITKISSRDIEYAKELNCTIKLVGLAQETNGKVEARVHPVLLPLYHPLAKVNDVYNAVYVEGDAVGDVMFQGLGAGEMPTASAVVGDILQVGKNIVKHVTPRDNCSCYQKKEILGIEDTFDRYFIRMTVADKPGVLAKIAGLFGENGVSIDSVIQKKYCEGKADLVLITEKVQDCNLKKAIEQIKGLEPVHALENLIRVEKEN; from the coding sequence ATGGATCATATTGGCATTGGTCTGTTGGGCTGCGGCACCGTAGGCACTGGTGTAATCCGGCTACTGCAGCAGAACCACGATAAACATGAGAATTATGTTGGACGTTCCCTAAGAGTTGAAAAAATTCTAGTTTCTAATATGGATAAGGAACGAGCTGAAATTATTGATAAAGACCTTTTGACATCGAATCCTGATGAAGTAATAGATAATCCAGATATTGATATTATTGTGGAAGTAATGGGGGGCACAGGTCTTGCCAAAGAATATGTTCTTAGAGCTCTGAATAAAAAAAAGAACATTGTAACGGCGAATAAAGACCTAATGGCCATGGCTGGAGAAGAACTTTTTGAAAGCGCTGCGAAAAATGATGTGGATTTGATGTTCGAGGCTAGTGTTGCAGGTGGGATTCCGATTATTTATCCATTGAAGAATGCACTGGCAAGTAATAAAATTAGCAAAGTGATGGGAATCATAAATGGTACAACCAATTTCATTTTAACTAAGATGTATGAAGATGGAAGCGATTTTTCGGATGTACTTACGTTAGCGCAGGAAAAGGGATACGCTGAGGCAGATCCTACAGCAGATATCGAGGGTCTGGATGCAGCGCGTAAAATTGCCATCTTAGCATCTATCGCTTTTAATACCAGGGTTACCTTGGATGATGTATATGTTGAAGGGATAACAAAAATTTCTTCAAGGGATATAGAATATGCTAAAGAACTAAACTGTACCATCAAGTTAGTGGGGTTAGCCCAAGAAACAAATGGAAAAGTTGAGGCTCGGGTACATCCTGTCCTACTGCCCCTTTATCATCCTTTGGCGAAAGTTAACGACGTCTACAACGCAGTTTATGTAGAGGGGGATGCCGTTGGGGATGTGATGTTCCAAGGACTTGGGGCTGGAGAAATGCCTACGGCCAGTGCTGTGGTTGGAGATATCCTTCAAGTAGGTAAAAATATTGTTAAACATGTAACGCCAAGAGATAATTGCTCTTGCTATCAAAAAAAGGAAATTCTGGGTATTGAAGATACCTTTGATCGGTATTTTATCCGCATGACCGTAGCCGACAAACCGGGAGTCTTGGCAAAAATTGCTGGCCTCTTTGGTGAAAATGGTGTTTCGATCGATTCTGTAATTCAGAAGAAGTACTGTGAAGGAAAAGCAGATCTAGTCCTGATTACTGAAAAAGTACAGGACTGTAATTTAAAAAAAGCGATTGAACAAATAAAGGGCTTGGAACCAGTTCACGCTCTTGAGAACTTAATCAGAGTAGAGAAGGAGAATTGA
- a CDS encoding NAD(P)-dependent glycerol-3-phosphate dehydrogenase has product MDKIAVVGAGSWGTALAVLLSEKNIPIWLVARNATKASYMREFRENITYLPGVKIPENVNLTADYAEIADADMYVIAVPSHVTLDTIRAIKKNASTNKGLLFVNVAKGFDEKTGNRLSQEAAKILGEKDLFCTLSGPTHAEEVGRKMPAAIVAASENDEAAKRVQELFMTDRFRVYTNSDLAGVEIAGATKNVIALAAGITAGLGFGDNSVAALVTRGLHEITTLGIAMGANQETFSGLAGIGDLMVTCNSRHSRNRSCGVELGQRKKLKDILNESSMVVEGVKAAKITKELCERYGVEMPIADEVFQILFKDKDPQESVLDLMLRQKKKEWHLGIEEE; this is encoded by the coding sequence ATGGATAAGATTGCTGTAGTAGGAGCAGGCAGTTGGGGAACAGCGTTGGCCGTTCTTTTGTCTGAAAAGAACATACCTATATGGCTCGTTGCGCGAAATGCAACGAAAGCTTCTTATATGCGTGAATTTAGAGAAAATATTACCTATCTGCCAGGAGTTAAAATTCCAGAAAATGTGAATCTTACTGCAGATTACGCAGAGATTGCTGATGCGGATATGTATGTGATTGCTGTACCTTCTCATGTTACCTTAGACACCATTCGGGCTATAAAGAAAAATGCCAGTACAAATAAAGGCTTGCTATTTGTCAATGTAGCCAAAGGCTTCGATGAAAAGACTGGGAACCGATTATCACAAGAAGCGGCGAAGATTTTGGGTGAAAAAGATTTGTTTTGTACCTTGTCTGGTCCAACGCATGCCGAGGAGGTTGGCAGAAAAATGCCGGCTGCAATCGTTGCTGCTAGCGAAAATGATGAAGCCGCAAAACGGGTTCAAGAATTATTTATGACGGATCGGTTTCGCGTTTACACAAACAGTGATTTGGCAGGAGTAGAAATTGCAGGTGCTACGAAAAATGTAATAGCGCTTGCTGCTGGTATAACAGCAGGGCTAGGATTTGGAGACAATTCCGTAGCAGCCCTGGTTACCAGGGGACTTCATGAAATAACTACACTAGGGATTGCCATGGGTGCCAACCAGGAAACCTTTTCAGGACTTGCTGGCATAGGAGACCTTATGGTGACCTGTAACAGTAGACATTCTAGAAATCGAAGTTGCGGCGTAGAACTTGGTCAAAGAAAAAAATTAAAAGATATATTAAATGAAAGTAGCATGGTTGTGGAAGGTGTAAAAGCAGCAAAGATCACGAAAGAACTTTGTGAACGATATGGAGTTGAAATGCCCATCGCAGATGAGGTGTTTCAGATTCTGTTTAAAGACAAGGATCCACAAGAGAGTGTGTTGGATCTGATGCTCAGACAAAAAAAGAAGGAATGGCATCTAGGTATAGAGGAGGAATAG
- the der gene encoding ribosome biogenesis GTPase Der: MRKPIVAVVGRPNVGKSTVFNRIVGSRVAIVEDYPGVTRDRMYHEVEWLNQHFILIDTGGIQWETDDIYSQVKKQAEIAVEEADVILFVVDTQSGITTADSEVAAILRRTGKPVVIAANKTDNFCMDDVYEFYSLGLGTPIPISAIHGTNMGDLLDEITGSFPKDLNTEEDVDHIKIAVIGKPNVGKSSLVNRIVGEDRVIVSDIAGTTRDAIDTHVIVDGQKYLLIDTAGIRRRARIDDVLEKYSVIRSFRAVDRADVVLMMIDAPEGVSEQDKRIAGYAHEQGKAAVILVNKWDLVAKKTNTMKEYTETLREELGFLRYAPVLYISALTGQRVHKILEEVQHVYAETTKRIGTSVINQLLREIMMLNPPPSDKGKSLKISYGTQARIKPPTFILFVNDIELMHFSYRRHIENKFREAIGFEGTPVRIIVRGKKSDKNG; the protein is encoded by the coding sequence ATGAGAAAGCCAATTGTAGCAGTAGTGGGTAGACCCAATGTTGGGAAATCCACAGTTTTTAATAGAATAGTAGGTTCAAGGGTAGCAATTGTTGAGGATTATCCAGGTGTAACCAGGGACCGGATGTATCATGAAGTGGAGTGGCTAAATCAACATTTCATCTTGATTGATACTGGGGGTATCCAATGGGAGACGGATGATATTTACAGCCAGGTAAAAAAACAGGCTGAAATTGCGGTAGAGGAAGCAGATGTAATTCTATTTGTTGTGGATACGCAATCAGGTATCACAACAGCGGATAGTGAAGTGGCTGCAATTCTAAGAAGAACTGGAAAGCCGGTAGTTATCGCAGCCAACAAGACGGATAATTTTTGCATGGATGATGTTTATGAATTCTATAGTTTGGGACTAGGAACGCCGATACCCATTTCTGCAATTCATGGTACTAATATGGGAGACTTGCTAGATGAAATTACCGGCAGTTTTCCGAAGGACCTGAACACAGAAGAAGATGTAGATCACATTAAAATTGCAGTTATCGGGAAACCAAATGTAGGGAAATCTTCTCTAGTAAACCGGATAGTAGGAGAAGATCGGGTTATCGTTAGTGACATTGCAGGTACAACGCGTGATGCAATCGATACGCATGTCATCGTGGATGGACAAAAATACTTGCTTATTGATACAGCTGGGATTAGGCGTAGGGCACGTATAGACGATGTGCTGGAAAAATATAGCGTTATCCGTTCCTTTCGAGCTGTAGACCGTGCCGATGTTGTCTTGATGATGATTGATGCACCAGAAGGTGTGAGCGAACAGGATAAACGCATAGCGGGCTATGCTCATGAGCAAGGTAAAGCAGCTGTAATTTTAGTTAATAAATGGGATTTGGTTGCTAAAAAAACCAATACCATGAAGGAATACACTGAAACATTGCGTGAAGAATTGGGCTTTTTGCGGTATGCTCCAGTTCTCTATATATCAGCTTTAACGGGACAGAGAGTTCATAAAATCTTAGAAGAAGTACAGCATGTCTATGCGGAGACTACGAAGCGTATAGGAACCAGTGTTATCAATCAACTGTTAAGAGAAATCATGATGCTGAATCCACCGCCTAGTGATAAAGGGAAGTCTTTGAAAATTTCTTATGGAACACAGGCAAGAATTAAGCCACCGACATTTATTCTTTTTGTTAATGATATTGAACTTATGCATTTCTCATATCGTAGACATATTGAGAATAAGTTTCGAGAGGCGATAGGATTTGAGGGAACGCCAGTACGAATCATTGTACGTGGGAAAAAAAGTGATAAAAATGGATAA
- a CDS encoding pyrimidine-nucleoside phosphorylase: protein MRAVDIIRKKRDGLSLNKEEIDFFIKGVASGEVPDYQISALTMAIYFQHMTEEEMFNLTMAVVEAGEQLDLSSIKGIPVDKHSTGGVGDKVSLVLGPLVASAGVPVAKMSGRGLGHTGGTVDKLESIPGFQCELEKNVFIKQINEIQVGIISQTGNLAPADKKMYAIRDVTATVENTALIAASVVSKKLAAGNKNIVFDVKVGKGAFMKTEPRAIDLAKTMVDLVARAGGKSVAVISQMNQPLGQEVGNANEVMEAIETLKNRGPLDLTNLCLTLGSQMLTIGGRTETPEEARKILIENLENGSALKKFKEMVEHQGGNAAVVDDYSVMEQPTNSLDILAEKAGWVTSLDAMKVGGASSLLGAGRRKKGDEVDHSAGIHLAKKEGDPVEIGEVLCTFMWSNENADIEAATERIREAYYVSMERPQARPIVLRIVE, encoded by the coding sequence ATGAGAGCAGTAGATATAATCCGAAAAAAAAGAGACGGTCTTAGCCTGAATAAAGAAGAAATTGATTTTTTTATAAAAGGTGTTGCTAGCGGTGAAGTGCCAGACTATCAGATTTCAGCACTGACCATGGCAATATACTTCCAACATATGACTGAGGAAGAAATGTTTAATCTAACGATGGCTGTAGTAGAAGCAGGGGAACAATTGGATTTGTCTTCTATTAAAGGCATTCCAGTGGATAAACATAGTACTGGTGGTGTTGGTGACAAGGTAAGTCTAGTTCTCGGACCATTGGTAGCCAGTGCTGGTGTACCAGTGGCTAAAATGTCTGGTAGAGGTCTAGGCCACACTGGTGGGACCGTCGATAAATTAGAAAGTATTCCGGGATTTCAATGTGAACTGGAGAAAAATGTATTTATAAAGCAGATTAATGAAATTCAGGTTGGGATCATATCCCAAACTGGAAATTTGGCACCAGCCGATAAGAAAATGTATGCGATAAGAGATGTTACCGCTACAGTGGAAAATACGGCGCTAATTGCAGCCAGTGTAGTCAGTAAAAAATTGGCAGCAGGGAATAAAAATATAGTTTTTGATGTTAAGGTTGGTAAAGGTGCCTTCATGAAAACAGAACCGAGAGCTATTGATCTTGCGAAGACCATGGTGGACTTAGTTGCTAGGGCTGGAGGAAAAAGCGTAGCTGTTATTTCACAGATGAACCAACCGCTTGGTCAGGAAGTTGGCAATGCCAATGAAGTGATGGAAGCCATCGAAACTTTAAAAAATCGTGGCCCACTTGATCTAACCAATCTTTGCCTCACATTGGGCAGCCAAATGCTAACAATCGGGGGACGGACAGAAACTCCCGAAGAGGCTCGGAAAATTTTGATTGAGAATTTAGAAAATGGTTCGGCACTGAAAAAGTTTAAAGAAATGGTTGAACATCAAGGTGGAAATGCTGCTGTCGTAGACGATTATTCAGTTATGGAACAGCCTACGAACAGTTTGGATATTTTAGCAGAGAAGGCTGGCTGGGTAACCTCACTAGATGCCATGAAGGTGGGAGGAGCATCTAGCTTACTTGGTGCTGGAAGAAGAAAAAAAGGTGATGAAGTCGATCATAGCGCGGGAATTCACTTGGCTAAAAAAGAAGGGGATCCGGTTGAAATCGGTGAAGTTCTTTGTACTTTCATGTGGTCAAATGAGAATGCAGATATAGAAGCAGCTACAGAACGAATACGAGAAGCGTATTATGTTTCAATGGAACGACCCCAAGCAAGACCGATTGTCCTAAGAATAGTTGAATAG